A region from the Mercenaria mercenaria strain notata chromosome 7, MADL_Memer_1, whole genome shotgun sequence genome encodes:
- the LOC123555114 gene encoding uncharacterized protein LOC123555114, translating into MSASNIDADKNQEEKSQSLINDKIKNVQDISESLINTEMKRQSVIAQKMLYTEKKHLREIVQKFEDKFAKFESDMKSQMTLMNVSLDNSVDSLEQSMTKHKIETNTSLVLMNTDLQYMMNETDLQIETMNVEFRNMMEDSDMIMKNKTDIKLNEVRQELEDKSKKSLDKIREVQTSLTRTSLDLQTAKSGINSRLNNAESRLSSMSSKFTSLEREQGSQEDNFDYRISQLSSRISKEEARKVAFSASLDTKQSYYGKNERIVFDEVIYSHGGGYSSSTGIFTAPKSGTYLFTYNIQSTGDGIAHVLLMVRGYIKARAIAAEGTNETGGNVGIAYLWSGDKAWIETSSLKDKYYIYPYRTTFNGILID; encoded by the exons ATGTCGGCTAGTAACATTGACGCGGACAAAAATCAGGAAGAAAAATCTCAATCCctgataaatgataaaattaagaaTGTGCAAGACATTTCTGAATCTTTGATCAATACTGAAATGAAGAGACAATCAGTAATAGCACAGAAAATGCTCTACACTGAGAAAAAACATTTGCGGGAAATAGTACAGAAGTTTGAGGACAAATTTGCGAAGTTTGAATCAGATATGAAATCTCAAATGACACTTATGAATGTCTCGTTGGATAACTCTGTTGACAGTCTTGAACAATCAATGACTAAACACAAGATAGAGACTAACACTTCGCTCGTTTTGATGAACACCGATCTCCAATATATGATGAACGAAACAGACCTGCAGATAGAAACTATGAACGTTGAATTCCGAAACATGATGGAAGATTCGGAcatgataatgaaaaataaaaccgACATAAAACTAAACGAGGTAAGGCAAGAACTAGAAGACAAATCAAAAAAATCCTTAGACAAAATCCGAGAAGTACAAACTTCTCTAACTAGAACAAGCTTAGATTTGCAAACTGCGAAAAGTGGGATCAACTCTCGCCTGAATAACGCGGAGAGCCGATTAAGTTCAATGTCGTCAAAGTTTACCTCCCTTGAAAGGGAACAAG GCAGCCAAGAGGACAACTTTGACTATCGAATCAGTCAGCTGAGCAGTAGAATTTCAAAGGAAGAAG CAAGAAAGGTTGCATTTTCTGCGAGCCTTGATACAAAACAAAGCTACTATGGTAAAAACGAAAGGATAGTATTTGATGAAGTTATATATAGTCATGGTGGAGGCTACAGCTCATCAACGGGGATTTTCACAGCACCGAAATCTGGAACCTACTTGTTTACGTATAATATACAATCTACCGGCGATGGTATTGCACATGTGCTTTTGATGGTGCGTGGGTATATCAAAGCTAGAGCCATTGCAGCTGAAGGCACTAACGAAACAGGGGGAAATGTAGGTATAGCATATCTCTGGTCTGGTGATAAAGCTTGGATAGAAACTTCAAGCTTGAAAGACAAGTATTATATCTATCCTTACAGGACAACATTCAATGGTATTTTAATTGACTGA